CGCTCATGATCAATACCAAATAAATGCATTAGCGTAGCATGAAAATCATGAACATGCACAGGATCTTTGGTTACGTTATAACTAAAATCATCTGTTGCACCGTAAGAAAACCCAGGTTTTACACCTGCTCCGGCCATCCACATGGTAAATGCTTTTGGGTGATGATCACGTCCATAATTTTCACTTGTTAACTGACCTTGGGAATATACCGTACGGCCAAATTCCCCGCCCCAAACCACAAGCGTGTCTTCAAACATGCCACGTTGCTTTAAATCCTTGATTAAAGCAGCAGTAGCTTGATCCGTTTTTTTAGACTGACTTTTTACACCTCCAGGGCAATAATTATGCTGATCCCACCCTTGGTGATACAACTGTACAAATTTCACTCCTTTTTCTAGCAGTTTTCTTGCCATTAAACAGTTTGCAGCGTAAGTACCAGGGTCACGACTATCTTCTCCGTACATATCAAAGATATACTCTGGCTCATTGCTTAAATCAGTTACTTCCGGAATGGAAGTCTGCATTTTAAATGCCATTTCATACTGAGACATACGCGATTGAATTTCAGGGTCGCCATAAGCATCCGTCTGTAATTCATTCAAGTGTTTTAAATAATCTAACATATCCCTTCTATCCGTACCATCGTAATTTTCAGGGTCACTCAAGTAAAGTACTGGGTCTTTACCTGATCTAAACTGAACACCTTGGTGTTCTGTTGGTAAAAATCCGTTACCCCACAAACTCGCTGTTAACGGTTGTCCTTTTCCATTTTTAGAAACCAATGCAATGAATGTAGGTAGGTTTTCATTATCGGAACCTAGGCCATAACTTAACCAAGAACCTATTGCTGGTCTTCCCGGTAACTGGTTCCCCGTTTGCATAAACGTAATGGCCGGTGTATGGTTAATTTGATCCGTTTGCATACTTTTTATGAAACATAGATCATCTACAACCTCCGATAAATATGGCATGGCATCACTGACCCATGCTCGTGATTCCCCGTATTGTTTAAATTTAAAGGTTGATGGTGCTATGGGCAATGTACTTTGACTACCGCTCATTCCCGTAAGTCTTTGACCACTTATAACGGATGGCGGCAATTCCTGACCAAACATGTTTGTCAGCTTTGGTTTGTAATCGAACAAATCCATTTGAGAAGGTCCTCCACTCTGAAAAAGATAAATTATTCTTTTAGCTTTAGGTGCATGATGCGGAAGACCTAATCGGTTTTTATTATAAACCTTTAATATTTCTTCTTCCGTACTGTTCTTGCCAATACCGGCAAATGCTTTTTCAGCACCTAATAAACTGCCCAGTGCCATGGCTCCAATACCAAGCGATGTCTGTTTTAAGAAATGTCTTCTATCTAACTGCTTCTCAATTTTTTTTAAATCTTCATTGTTAGAAGTCAATTTGCTGTGGTGGTGATTATTACACATACACTATTTTTTAGCTGTTAACTATTATCTTTTGGTGATACTGGCATCGGCATTCATTATGGTACTTGCTACCACGGCATTTGCCGCTATAGATGCTTTATCATCAGTTTCAGAAATTTTAAAGGCTCCGGTCTGTAACCAACCTTTTGCTTTTTCCAAGTTAGTACTGAACTTTTTGTATTCCTCGTTTTGGAGTTTGGCCAAAACATCTAGTTCTTGATTGGTAATATTTCTACCGGCAAGCTTCTTAAAGGTCAACGCTATTCCTGTTCGTACATCTTCTGCCTCCGCTATTTGTTTACCTAAAACTCTAGAGGCCTCTATGTACGTAGGATCGTTCAGCACTACTAATGCCTGTAACGGTGTATTTGTTTTTTGTCTTCTACTGCTACATAAATCCCTTGTAGGCGCATCAAAAGTTGAAATGGTCGGGTTAGGAACGGTACGTTTCCAAATGGTATACATACTACGTCTGTACAAACCTTCTTCTCCATCCTGAACATAGGTAGCCCCATTTACTTTCCACAAGCCTTCTGGTTGATAAGGTTTTACACTTTTACCCCCTACCTGCTCATTTAGTAAACCAGATGCGTATAATGCATTATCTCTTAACATTTCACCAGAAAGTCTGCTAGATGGTCCTCTAGTCAACCATTTATTCTCAATATCTTTTTTGAGAAGCTCCTCACTTATAACCGAACTTTGCTGGTAAGTACTGGACAACATTATAGTCTTATGCAAGGCTTTCACGTCCCAACCGGATTCTACAAATTGAATCGCCAACCAATCTAACAATTTTGGATGACTAGGCAATTCTCCTTGATTACCAAAATCTTCGGAGGTCTTTACCAATCCTCTTCCAAAAAGATTCTGCCAATATCTATTAACGGCTACTCTTGCCGTTAAAGGGTTATCCTTATCCGTTATCCATTTGGCCAAACCTAATCTGTTTTTAGGTAAGCTATCATTTATTGGGAATATTTCTTTCGGAACATTTGAAAATACAGAATCTGTAGGAGAATCATAATTACCTCTATCCAAAATATAGGTTTGTCGTGGTGTTTTACGCTCCTTCATTACCATAATCTGCTTTACAGGCTCTATGCTGTCAACCAAAACCATTCGGTCTTTCTCTAATGCAGATACTACTTCATTATATTTAGAAGAATTATTAAACAAATAATATTGTGCAAGTTGTGTTTTCTCTTTTTCACTAAGTGCATCACTAGATTTAGCAACTAAGTTTTTAAGATAAGCCGTAGTGCTTATTTGCATAACTTCAATCTCACTTATTTCCTTATCAAAAACCATCAGGTCATCTACCAAAGCATTACCTATTCCTTTTCCTCGCCATATAGCCCCTACCCTTAAGCCCGGCTCTACTGTTTCTTTATAGATACGGTCCTTCAAATTATTGAAAACAATATCCTTATAAAGGTTATCAAAAATAGTCTTCGTCTGTAATTTTTCGCCATCCATATAGATGCCTATACCGGTAGCTTTACTAGAGCCGTCATACGTAAGGGTTAGCTGCACCCATTTTTCTTTTGGAATTTCTTTTAGCGACTCAACCACCATAGAATTATCCGGCCAAACATGAGCAAATAAGGCTTCTAATTTGTTATCTTTTATTTTCAAGTGATACCCCCTAAAACTATGCAATTCAGGACCTTGCATCTTATGAAACACAACACCCTCTTCAAGGTCTTGAGGTATGAACACTTTTATTGAAATACTAAAAGGTTCGTTTCGCTTATAGATACCTATTTTATCAAGTTCTAGCCACGTATCCCCATCCATAAAAAGCCCTTTTCCACTAGCTCCTTTTTTGTAGATCGCTTTTTCGTTATCCACAAATTGCTGACGCATCCTAATGTTATTTTTTCCGTTCCCACCAACAGCGTTTACTAGATTTTGATTATCAAAATCAAAAGAAGCGATTAGTCCCTTTGGACGAGTTTTTACCGGAATATTCTTGAACGAGTTACTAGCAAGCCATTGTTCAAAGTTATCCTGCTCTGCCTTTGCCGTAAATTCCAACTTTTCTTCTGAGTCCTCTACAATTTTTTCTAAATAGGCAAGAACATCTTCTTGCTCCTTTGTGGGCAATAACATAGCGGGAACGGGAGTGGCCATATCCCAAGGAATCAAACCGGTCTCATCTACATTATTAAAAAAGCTATACATCTCAAAATAATTTTTTTGAGAAATAGGATCATATTTGTGATCATGACATTTAGCACAAGCGTATGATAAGCCTAACATACCTTGACTAACCGTTGCCGTTCTATCTGCAACATATTCCGATCTAAATTCTTCGTCTATAATACCACCTTCTAAATTTTGTGGGTGCAACCTATTAAATGTTGTTGCTAAAATTTGTTCTTTAGTAGCATTTTCAAAAAGGTCTCCTGCCAATTGCCATGTAAGGAACTCATCATAAGGCATGTTTTTATTGAAGGACTTTATCACCCAATCTCTCCATGGTGAAGTATCTCTAAATCTATCAACACTATAGCCATGAGTATCTGCATAACGGGAGACATCCATCCAATCTAAAGTCATTTGTTCTCCGTAATGTGATGATGCCAATAAACGGTCTATTTGCTTTTCAAAGGCATTTTCCGATGTATCCTTTACAAAAGCATCTATTTCTTCTAAAGTTGGGGGAAGCCCTGTTAAATCTATAGAAGCCCTTCTTAACAACAATTCTTTTTCCGCTCTTTTGGACGGCGCGAACCCTTTTTCTTCCAAGCTGGCCAAAACAAAATTATCTATAGAACTTTGAACAAAGTCTGTCTGTTTCACTTTTGGGACCTCATGTTTTACAGGTTTCAAAAAGGACCAGTGATCCTTGTATTCCGCTCCTTGATCGATCCATTTGACCAACATGGCCTTTTCTGTAGATGTTAAGGTTAAGTGCGATGACGGTGCAGGCATAATAATATCCGGGTTATCTGTCAAGATTCTTTTTACTACCTCACTATTCCCTGGATTGCCCGGATCTATAGAATATAAGCCCGGTGTATTAGGCGATTCCGCATAAGCAAGTTCTGGATCATGAAGTTGTAGCCCACCTTTAATTTTTGCTTTATCCGGTCCGTGACAGATAAAACATTTATCGGATAAAATAGGTTTTACATGCTGATTGAAATCAACTTTTTCTGGAAGCTTCTCATAAGCGATTTCTACGTCTTCGGGAAGGTCCGGGCCTCCACATGAAAACAACACGAATGCTAAAGAAAAAACGAAACAGCTTGTTAATTTGGACATTATTTATTAAAAAATTTATGTTTTCAACAAATTTAGATCTTTTGTATTGTCGATTTCTTGTATAAATCAGGCTATGAATTGTACAAATCCGATATTTTATAAAATAAAATTTTATAATTCAAAACAACATAATATTTGCACAAAACACCATATAATAAGCAAATACACGCTTTATTCTTATCTTTACATAACGATTAATAGTATTTAAAATCCGATAAACGTACTTTATATGAACAAAACCCTTCAGTCATTAAAGCTTACTTTTTTACATTGTGGTTACTCTAAACTGGACTCCTCCTGGGATTATGACAATGTAATTAGTCCGTTCTCACGTTTATATCTGGTTACCAAGGGAACAGCTCGTATGTATCATAGTTATGAGCAATTTGACCTAGAACCTGGTCACATTTACCTTATACCTAGCTTTACCTATAGCCGCTATCAATGTCAAGACCATTTGGAGCTGTACTACATTCACTTTACCGAAGAAGTAGGTGACCGACTTTCTATTTATGACATGAAAGATTTTAAATATGACCTTGAGGCAGATGAGCAAGTTTTTATTTATTTTAAAAAACTCATACATCTACACCCTAAGCGATACTTGACGGAAGACGACCCCAGTATCTATGACAACCGAAAGTTTATGGCTGAAACTGAAAAGAAAAACGAGCTTTTATCTGCTAAGTCATTTATAGAAACCCATGCCCTGCTGCAACTTCTGTTCTCTTCATTTGTACAAAACAGTAAAAGTTTTAAACTAAATATTAGGAATGATTTTCACGAAATCCTCAGCTACATAAAAGAACACCTTCATGAACCCCTTACGGTAGCAGACTTAGCCGCACATAGTAACTTGAGCGCCGACCATTTTTCACGGGTATTTCAACAAAAGTTTGGAATACGCCCCAGTAAGTACATACAGACCGTACGTTTGGAAAGATCGGAAACCCTGCTCCTAACCACAAACAATACATTAGCCGAGATAGCAGGAAAAACAGGGATGGGAACGATTTCTTATTTATCCCGAATGTTTAAAATTAAAAATGGAATAACTCCCGGAGCCTTCCGAAAAGAAAGGCCCGGAGGTTAATTTTTAGTATTTTCTACTTTTTCTACTTTTCATTTTATTAGCTTCACTATCACCAATAAATTTTTCTTTTTTAGGATCCCACTCTAAAGTACGTCCTAATTGATAGCCTATATTACAAATATTTCCGACCGTAGCAGAACGATGACCAATTTCTACATCTGAGATAAGCGGAGTATCGTTCTTAATGGCATCTATCCAATTCTGATAATGATTACCTCTAGATTTTAGGCCCTCTTTATCCGTTACCTGAGATTTTAAAATACTAGCAGGGTCTGTTTCAAGATAGCTTCTGCTGATATCAAGATTACCTTTAGTTCCGATAAAGCGAACACCCCATCCCCTACCAAAATCTTCATGGACCATTTCAATTCCGTTTTCATAAAACATTTGCATTCCGCGTACGGCATTCTTATCTGTGGGAGGTACAAACTTCACAGGACCAGAACGGTCCATGCCTAGCCCCCATTGCGCAATATCAAACATGTGGGCACCCCAATCTGTTAAAATTCCACCTCCAGTCTCACTAAAGAGCCTCCAGTCTGGGAAAAACGCCGCACTTTCAGAAGGAGATAATCTTTCGTTATAAGGTAACATAGGTGCTGGGCCACACCATTGGTTCCAATCTACTTGAGATGGTATTGGTTCTGATTTCATGTTAAATGGAATTGCGGGGTCGCCCACATTAACAAGCACTTTTTTGATATCACCTAAATGTCCGTTCCGCACCATTTCGGTAGCCTTTTGAAAAGTTGCCCACGAACGTTGCATGCTTCCGGTCTGAAGAACCTTACCTGTTTTTTTAACGGTCTTCACCATATCAATTCCCTCTTGAATTTTAAGAGTCAAAGGTTTTTCACAATACACGTGTTTACCAGCTTCCATTGCACCAATGGCCTGTATGGCATGCCAATGATCAGGTGTGGCAACAATAACTGCATCAATATCATCTCTATCTAAAACCTCAAGATAATTGCCCGTAACGGTCAGTCCGTTATACTCCTTTTGATTTCTTTTATCGGCATATAATTTATTTACATGAGCCTTAAACCACTCGTTTTTGGTAGTCCACACATCAGATCCTGCAACGATTTGAGCTTCATCTGTATTCGCAAGAAAAGCATTGGAGAGGGTTATACTTTGTTTACCCAAACCAATGTAACCTAAATTAACCTTGTCACTAGGAGCTACAAAACCTTTACCTAATACATGACGAGGAACAATACTAATTGCCCCAGCCGCTAAAACAGTCTTGGACATAAACGATCTTCGAGACAACGATGCTTTTAAACTTTGTTTTGCTTCAATATTCGATTTGGTCTTTTTCATGAATTCCCTTTTTTATCGATTACTATATAATATGCAGGCATTTTCGTCCCTTTAGAAGTAAAAAAATCACTATGAAGTTTATAACTCCCCTTCTTAAAATTTCCATTCAACTCTATATAAGGCTTATCTACATTAGCTTTTGCTTGCAGTAAAGTATCTCCTAGCTTTACTTCTGCCCTCTCTACAACAACACTTCTGCCTACTGGTAATTGATCAACTGTGTAAGAACCGATAATTTCATCTGCTGCAGCATTTAATGACAAACCTGATTCCGGCGCATATCTATATAATTTAAATTGATAATTACCATCTTCAACAATATTCACACTATAATAACCATCTGGGGCATACTCTCCTTGACGAATTTGCACTTGGTTCCATGGTATGTTATCTTTTGTATGCATATCGTGAACCGTAATGGTTACCGGATTAGCCTTTTCGTGGCCTAAAGGAATTTCGGCATATCTCATTTCCGGTTCTATACTGGACCACCACTGATCATAAAACTGTTGCATTTTTTTTACCTTATCCGGGTGTTGTTCAGCAACATCATTTTTTTGTCCAGGGTCATCAACTATATTATACAACTCTT
This genomic interval from Zobellia roscoffensis contains the following:
- a CDS encoding DUF1501 domain-containing protein, coding for MCNNHHHSKLTSNNEDLKKIEKQLDRRHFLKQTSLGIGAMALGSLLGAEKAFAGIGKNSTEEEILKVYNKNRLGLPHHAPKAKRIIYLFQSGGPSQMDLFDYKPKLTNMFGQELPPSVISGQRLTGMSGSQSTLPIAPSTFKFKQYGESRAWVSDAMPYLSEVVDDLCFIKSMQTDQINHTPAITFMQTGNQLPGRPAIGSWLSYGLGSDNENLPTFIALVSKNGKGQPLTASLWGNGFLPTEHQGVQFRSGKDPVLYLSDPENYDGTDRRDMLDYLKHLNELQTDAYGDPEIQSRMSQYEMAFKMQTSIPEVTDLSNEPEYIFDMYGEDSRDPGTYAANCLMARKLLEKGVKFVQLYHQGWDQHNYCPGGVKSQSKKTDQATAALIKDLKQRGMFEDTLVVWGGEFGRTVYSQGQLTSENYGRDHHPKAFTMWMAGAGVKPGFSYGATDDFSYNVTKDPVHVHDFHATLMHLFGIDHERLTFKHQGRRYRLTDVHGHVVKDLLT
- a CDS encoding DUF1553 domain-containing protein: MSKLTSCFVFSLAFVLFSCGGPDLPEDVEIAYEKLPEKVDFNQHVKPILSDKCFICHGPDKAKIKGGLQLHDPELAYAESPNTPGLYSIDPGNPGNSEVVKRILTDNPDIIMPAPSSHLTLTSTEKAMLVKWIDQGAEYKDHWSFLKPVKHEVPKVKQTDFVQSSIDNFVLASLEEKGFAPSKRAEKELLLRRASIDLTGLPPTLEEIDAFVKDTSENAFEKQIDRLLASSHYGEQMTLDWMDVSRYADTHGYSVDRFRDTSPWRDWVIKSFNKNMPYDEFLTWQLAGDLFENATKEQILATTFNRLHPQNLEGGIIDEEFRSEYVADRTATVSQGMLGLSYACAKCHDHKYDPISQKNYFEMYSFFNNVDETGLIPWDMATPVPAMLLPTKEQEDVLAYLEKIVEDSEEKLEFTAKAEQDNFEQWLASNSFKNIPVKTRPKGLIASFDFDNQNLVNAVGGNGKNNIRMRQQFVDNEKAIYKKGASGKGLFMDGDTWLELDKIGIYKRNEPFSISIKVFIPQDLEEGVVFHKMQGPELHSFRGYHLKIKDNKLEALFAHVWPDNSMVVESLKEIPKEKWVQLTLTYDGSSKATGIGIYMDGEKLQTKTIFDNLYKDIVFNNLKDRIYKETVEPGLRVGAIWRGKGIGNALVDDLMVFDKEISEIEVMQISTTAYLKNLVAKSSDALSEKEKTQLAQYYLFNNSSKYNEVVSALEKDRMVLVDSIEPVKQIMVMKERKTPRQTYILDRGNYDSPTDSVFSNVPKEIFPINDSLPKNRLGLAKWITDKDNPLTARVAVNRYWQNLFGRGLVKTSEDFGNQGELPSHPKLLDWLAIQFVESGWDVKALHKTIMLSSTYQQSSVISEELLKKDIENKWLTRGPSSRLSGEMLRDNALYASGLLNEQVGGKSVKPYQPEGLWKVNGATYVQDGEEGLYRRSMYTIWKRTVPNPTISTFDAPTRDLCSSRRQKTNTPLQALVVLNDPTYIEASRVLGKQIAEAEDVRTGIALTFKKLAGRNITNQELDVLAKLQNEEYKKFSTNLEKAKGWLQTGAFKISETDDKASIAANAVVASTIMNADASITKR
- a CDS encoding AraC family transcriptional regulator translates to MNKTLQSLKLTFLHCGYSKLDSSWDYDNVISPFSRLYLVTKGTARMYHSYEQFDLEPGHIYLIPSFTYSRYQCQDHLELYYIHFTEEVGDRLSIYDMKDFKYDLEADEQVFIYFKKLIHLHPKRYLTEDDPSIYDNRKFMAETEKKNELLSAKSFIETHALLQLLFSSFVQNSKSFKLNIRNDFHEILSYIKEHLHEPLTVADLAAHSNLSADHFSRVFQQKFGIRPSKYIQTVRLERSETLLLTTNNTLAEIAGKTGMGTISYLSRMFKIKNGITPGAFRKERPGG
- a CDS encoding Gfo/Idh/MocA family protein, which encodes MKKTKSNIEAKQSLKASLSRRSFMSKTVLAAGAISIVPRHVLGKGFVAPSDKVNLGYIGLGKQSITLSNAFLANTDEAQIVAGSDVWTTKNEWFKAHVNKLYADKRNQKEYNGLTVTGNYLEVLDRDDIDAVIVATPDHWHAIQAIGAMEAGKHVYCEKPLTLKIQEGIDMVKTVKKTGKVLQTGSMQRSWATFQKATEMVRNGHLGDIKKVLVNVGDPAIPFNMKSEPIPSQVDWNQWCGPAPMLPYNERLSPSESAAFFPDWRLFSETGGGILTDWGAHMFDIAQWGLGMDRSGPVKFVPPTDKNAVRGMQMFYENGIEMVHEDFGRGWGVRFIGTKGNLDISRSYLETDPASILKSQVTDKEGLKSRGNHYQNWIDAIKNDTPLISDVEIGHRSATVGNICNIGYQLGRTLEWDPKKEKFIGDSEANKMKSRKSRKY